From Helicobacter ganmani, one genomic window encodes:
- a CDS encoding DNA ligase, with translation MKLLKISLFILIGWNLTLYAEIPHFKPYAQNLISKGELTQFVMSEKLDGVRGIWNGKNLKTRKDNLIQVPKFWLVNFPPFVLDGELWLTYNHFEKISSIVRDSVSDESKWQEMTYQVFDVRGVCEKCSLSERLNYLENYLKDFPNPYIKIIPQIPIKNHQHLESYYQEILSKGGEGVILRRNSFSDIGYKLKPFADAECIVRGYTQGKGKNINGIGAIWCEGEVLGEKKYFKIGSGFSSAMRLNPPKIDTIITYKYQGYTKNKLPRFPIFLRIREDGI, from the coding sequence TTGAAGCTGTTAAAAATTTCTCTCTTTATTCTTATTGGTTGGAATCTCACTTTATATGCGGAGATTCCGCACTTTAAACCCTATGCACAAAACTTAATCTCCAAAGGAGAATTAACACAATTTGTAATGAGTGAGAAACTAGATGGCGTGCGTGGGATTTGGAATGGCAAAAACTTAAAAACTCGCAAAGATAACCTTATTCAAGTCCCGAAGTTTTGGCTTGTGAATTTTCCTCCTTTTGTTCTTGATGGCGAATTGTGGCTGACTTACAATCACTTTGAAAAAATTTCAAGTATTGTAAGGGATTCTGTCTCTGATGAATCCAAATGGCAAGAGATGACTTATCAAGTTTTTGATGTGCGTGGGGTTTGTGAAAAATGCTCTTTAAGTGAGCGTTTAAATTATTTGGAAAATTATTTAAAGGATTTTCCGAATCCTTATATTAAAATTATCCCCCAAATTCCCATAAAAAATCATCAACATTTAGAATCTTATTATCAAGAAATCTTAAGCAAGGGTGGGGAGGGTGTAATCTTGCGTAGGAATTCTTTCTCTGATATTGGTTACAAGCTGAAACCTTTTGCGGACGCAGAATGTATCGTGAGAGGTTATACACAAGGCAAAGGAAAAAATATTAATGGAATCGGTGCAATTTGGTGTGAGGGTGAGGTTTTAGGAGAGAAGAAATATTTTAAAATTGGTTCGGGATTTTCTTCTGCAATGCGTCTCAATCCTCCTAAAATAGACACAATAATTACTTATAAATATCAAGGCTATACCAAAAATAAACTTCCTAGATTCCCTATATTTTTAAGAATCAGAGAAGATGGAATCTAA